The following are from one region of the Polaribacter marinaquae genome:
- the carA gene encoding glutamine-hydrolyzing carbamoyl-phosphate synthase small subunit: MKYQTRKKALVLLADGTIFYGKSVGIEGTSTGEICFNTGMTGYQEIFTDPSYFGQIMVTANAHIGNYGVNDDEVESDGIKISGLICRNFSFTHSRVDSNGNLKDWFEKHNIVAISDVDTRALVAYIRDNGAMNAIISTEIDNIEELKKQLASVPSMEGLELASKVSTKEPYFVGDENALIKISALDIGIKKNILRNLAKRGAYIKVFPYDSKFSELESFNPDGYFISNGPGDPEPLINAQEVAKEIIKRDLPLFGICLGHQVIALANGISTYKMHNGHRGINHPVKNIATGKGEITSQNHGFAINKEETESNKDIEITHVHLNDHTVAGIKMKNKPVFSVQYHPEASPGPNDSEYLFDQFIETIKSNS, translated from the coding sequence ATGAAATATCAAACAAGAAAAAAAGCACTAGTTTTATTAGCTGATGGAACTATCTTTTATGGAAAATCTGTAGGTATAGAAGGAACTTCAACAGGAGAAATTTGTTTTAATACAGGTATGACAGGTTATCAAGAAATTTTTACAGATCCATCTTATTTTGGTCAAATAATGGTTACTGCAAATGCTCATATTGGTAATTATGGAGTAAATGATGATGAAGTAGAATCTGATGGAATTAAAATATCTGGTTTAATATGTAGAAATTTTAGTTTTACTCACTCTAGAGTAGATTCTAACGGTAATTTAAAAGATTGGTTCGAAAAGCATAATATTGTTGCAATTTCTGATGTTGATACTAGAGCTTTAGTAGCTTATATTAGAGACAATGGTGCTATGAACGCAATCATATCTACAGAAATAGATAACATCGAAGAACTAAAAAAACAACTTGCATCTGTACCAAGTATGGAAGGATTAGAGTTAGCTTCTAAAGTTTCTACAAAAGAACCATATTTTGTAGGTGATGAAAATGCTTTAATTAAAATATCGGCATTAGATATTGGTATTAAGAAAAATATTTTAAGAAATTTAGCTAAAAGAGGTGCTTATATTAAAGTATTTCCTTACGATTCTAAGTTCTCAGAATTAGAATCATTTAATCCTGATGGGTATTTCATTTCTAACGGACCAGGAGATCCAGAGCCTTTAATAAATGCACAAGAAGTTGCTAAAGAAATTATAAAACGAGATTTACCTTTATTCGGTATTTGTTTAGGTCATCAAGTTATTGCATTGGCAAATGGTATTTCTACATATAAAATGCATAATGGTCATAGAGGTATTAACCATCCTGTTAAAAATATTGCAACTGGTAAAGGTGAAATTACTTCTCAAAACCATGGTTTTGCAATCAATAAAGAAGAAACTGAAAGTAATAAAGATATTGAAATAACACATGTTCATTTAAATGATCATACGGTTGCTGGTATCAAAATGAAAAATAAACCTGTCTTTTCTGTACAATATCATCCAGAGGCTAGTCCAGGACCTAATGATTCAGAATATTTATTCGACCAGTTTATAGAAACTATAAAAAGCAATTCATAA
- the rpsD gene encoding 30S ribosomal protein S4, translating into MARYTGPKTKIARKFGEAIFGEDKNFEKRNYPPGQHGNARRRGKKSEYATQLMEKQKAKYTYGILERQFRNLFKDASASQGITGEILLQLCESRLDNVVYRMGVSKSRSGARQLVSHRHITVNGELVNVPSYRLKEGDVVAVREKSKSLQAIDDALASNNNVYEWLTWNSDKKEGTFVKVPARLQIPENIKEQLIVELYSK; encoded by the coding sequence ATGGCAAGATATACAGGACCAAAAACAAAAATAGCCCGTAAATTCGGTGAAGCTATTTTTGGAGAAGATAAAAACTTCGAAAAAAGAAATTACCCTCCAGGACAGCATGGTAATGCAAGAAGAAGAGGAAAAAAATCTGAATATGCTACTCAATTAATGGAGAAGCAAAAAGCTAAATATACTTACGGTATTTTAGAACGTCAATTCAGAAACTTATTTAAAGATGCTTCTGCTTCACAAGGTATTACAGGTGAGATTTTATTACAATTATGTGAGTCTCGATTAGATAATGTTGTTTACAGAATGGGTGTTTCTAAATCAAGAAGTGGTGCACGTCAATTAGTTTCTCACAGACATATTACTGTTAATGGAGAATTAGTAAACGTACCATCTTACAGATTAAAAGAAGGAGATGTAGTTGCTGTTAGAGAAAAGTCTAAATCTTTACAAGCTATTGATGATGCTTTAGCATCTAACAATAATGTTTATGAATGGTTAACTTGGAATTCTGATAAAAAAGAAGGAACTTTTGTTAAAGTACCAGCAAGATTACAAATTCCAGAAAACATTAAAGAGCAGTTAATCGTAGAATTATATTCTAAGTAA
- the rpmD gene encoding 50S ribosomal protein L30, with amino-acid sequence MARIKVTQVKSQIGRLQSQKRTLEALGLRKMNQTVEHEATPTIIGMVNTVKHLVSFEEIK; translated from the coding sequence ATGGCAAGAATTAAAGTTACACAAGTAAAAAGTCAAATCGGACGTCTTCAAAGTCAAAAAAGAACTTTAGAGGCTTTAGGTTTACGTAAAATGAACCAAACTGTAGAACATGAGGCAACTCCTACAATTATTGGTATGGTAAATACAGTTAAACACTTAGTTTCTTTTGAAGAAATTAAATAA
- the rpsK gene encoding 30S ribosomal protein S11, with protein sequence MAKASSKKRKVIIEAIGEAHVTASFNNIIISLTNKKGDVISWSSAGKMGFRGSKKNTPYAAQLAAEDCANVAKEAGLRKVKVYVKGPGNGRESAIRSIHNAGIEVTEIIDVTPIPHNGCRPPKRRRV encoded by the coding sequence ATGGCAAAAGCAAGTTCAAAAAAACGTAAAGTAATAATTGAAGCAATAGGAGAAGCTCATGTAACAGCATCTTTTAATAACATCATTATTTCTTTAACTAATAAAAAAGGAGATGTAATTTCATGGTCATCTGCAGGTAAAATGGGTTTTAGAGGTTCTAAAAAGAATACTCCTTACGCAGCTCAATTAGCAGCAGAAGATTGTGCAAACGTTGCAAAAGAAGCAGGTTTACGTAAAGTAAAAGTTTATGTAAAAGGACCAGGAAATGGTAGAGAATCTGCAATTAGATCTATTCATAATGCAGGTATCGAAGTAACAGAAATTATCGATGTTACTCCAATTCCTCATAATGGTTGTCGTCCTCCTAAGAGAAGAAGAGTATAA
- the rpsM gene encoding 30S ribosomal protein S13, with product MARIAGIDIPKNKRGVIALTYIFGIGSSRAKKVLAEAKVDESIKVQDWTDDQIAAIREQVGSFTIEGELRSEVQINIKRLMDIGCQRGIRHRLGLPLRGQRTKNNSRTRKGKRKTVANKKK from the coding sequence ATGGCAAGAATAGCAGGTATTGATATTCCAAAGAATAAAAGAGGGGTTATTGCTTTAACTTACATCTTTGGTATTGGAAGCAGCAGAGCTAAAAAAGTTTTAGCAGAAGCTAAGGTAGACGAGAGTATTAAAGTTCAAGATTGGACTGATGATCAAATCGCTGCAATTAGAGAGCAAGTTGGATCTTTCACAATTGAAGGAGAATTAAGATCTGAAGTTCAGATAAACATCAAACGTTTGATGGATATTGGATGTCAGAGAGGAATTCGTCATAGACTTGGTCTTCCTTTAAGAGGACAAAGAACTAAAAACAATTCTCGTACAAGAAAAGGTAAGAGAAAAACTGTAGCTAACAAGAAAAAGTAA
- a CDS encoding DNA-directed RNA polymerase subunit alpha, which produces MAILNFQKPDKVIMIESTDFSGRFEFRPLEPGFGLTIGNALRRVLLSSLEGFAITSLRVDGVEHEFSTVSGVVEDVTEIILNLKQVRFKKQIDETDRETVSVSISGQEQFTAGDLQKFISGFQVLNPDLVICNMDKSVKLNAEITIEKGRGFVPAEENKKASAPIGTIFTDSIYTPIKNVKYAIENYRVEQKTDYEKLVFDIDTDGSINPKDALTEAAKILIHHFMLFSDERITLEADEIAQTETYDEESLHMRQLLKTRLIDMDLSVRALNCLKAAEVDTLGDLVSFNKSDLMKFRNFGKKSLTELEELVIVKGLSFGMDLSKYKLDRD; this is translated from the coding sequence ATGGCAATTTTAAATTTTCAAAAACCAGATAAGGTTATAATGATAGAATCTACAGATTTCTCTGGAAGATTCGAATTTAGACCTTTAGAACCAGGTTTTGGTTTAACAATAGGAAACGCTTTAAGAAGAGTACTTTTATCTTCTTTAGAAGGTTTTGCAATCACATCTTTAAGAGTTGATGGTGTAGAACATGAATTTTCTACTGTATCTGGTGTTGTAGAAGATGTAACTGAAATTATCTTAAACTTAAAGCAAGTTCGTTTTAAGAAACAAATAGACGAAACAGATAGAGAAACTGTATCTGTTTCTATTTCAGGTCAAGAGCAGTTTACTGCTGGAGATTTACAGAAATTTATATCGGGATTCCAAGTATTGAATCCAGATTTAGTTATTTGTAACATGGATAAATCTGTTAAATTAAATGCAGAAATTACAATAGAAAAAGGTAGAGGGTTTGTACCTGCAGAAGAAAATAAAAAAGCTTCAGCACCAATAGGTACAATCTTTACAGATTCTATTTACACACCAATTAAGAATGTAAAGTACGCAATCGAAAATTACCGTGTAGAACAAAAAACGGATTACGAGAAATTAGTTTTCGATATTGATACTGATGGATCTATAAATCCTAAAGACGCTTTAACAGAAGCTGCTAAGATTTTAATTCACCACTTTATGTTATTCTCTGATGAGCGTATCACTTTAGAGGCAGATGAAATTGCACAGACAGAAACATATGATGAAGAATCATTACATATGCGTCAGTTATTAAAAACTAGATTAATTGATATGGACTTATCAGTAAGAGCATTAAATTGTTTAAAAGCTGCAGAAGTTGATACATTAGGCGATTTAGTTTCTTTTAACAAAAGTGATTTAATGAAGTTTAGAAACTTTGGTAAAAAGTCTTTAACAGAACTAGAAGAATTAGTTATTGTTAAAGGTTTAAGTTTCGGAATGGATTTAAGCAAATACAAATTAGATAGAGATTAA
- a CDS encoding citrate synthase → MSDIAKLQIGEDSYEFPLVKGTENEVAIDIKSLRGATNGVITIDPGYKNTGSCESAITFLDGEKGILRYRGYSIEDLAEKADFLEVAYALIFGELPTKEQLEKFHSDIKSKSVVDDDVKKILDAFPKTAHPMGILSSLTSALTAFNPSSVNVNSEEEMYNAIVKILGKFPVLVAWTMRKKTGLPLNYGSKSLGYVENIMKMMFEEPNEEYVINPIIKDAIDKLLILHADHEQNCSTSTVRIVGSSHAGLFASLSAGISALWGPLHGGANQAVLEMLEAIKEDGGDTKKYMAKAKDKNDPFRLMGFGHRVYKNFDPRATIIKKAADEVLKDLGIEDPILDIARGLEQEALNDPYFVDRKLYPNVDFYSGIIYRAMGIPVEMFTVMFALGRLPGWIAQWKEMRLNKEPIGRPRQIYTGENLRAFTSIENR, encoded by the coding sequence ATGTCAGATATAGCTAAATTACAAATCGGAGAAGATTCATATGAATTTCCTCTTGTAAAAGGAACAGAAAATGAAGTAGCAATAGATATTAAATCGTTGCGTGGAGCTACCAATGGGGTTATTACAATAGATCCTGGATACAAGAATACAGGTTCTTGTGAAAGTGCTATTACTTTTTTAGATGGTGAAAAAGGAATCTTAAGATATAGAGGGTATTCTATTGAAGATTTAGCAGAAAAAGCAGACTTTTTAGAAGTTGCATATGCTTTAATTTTTGGTGAGTTACCAACAAAAGAACAATTAGAAAAATTTCATTCTGATATTAAATCTAAGTCTGTTGTAGATGATGATGTTAAAAAAATATTAGATGCTTTTCCTAAGACAGCTCACCCAATGGGTATTTTGTCTTCTTTAACAAGTGCATTAACAGCTTTTAATCCTTCTTCAGTAAATGTAAATTCAGAAGAAGAAATGTACAATGCAATTGTAAAAATACTAGGTAAATTTCCTGTGTTAGTTGCTTGGACAATGCGTAAGAAAACAGGTTTACCTTTAAACTACGGATCTAAATCTTTAGGTTATGTTGAAAATATCATGAAAATGATGTTCGAAGAGCCAAATGAAGAATACGTAATCAATCCAATAATTAAAGACGCAATAGATAAATTATTAATCTTACATGCCGATCATGAGCAAAACTGTTCTACTTCTACAGTAAGAATAGTAGGTTCTTCTCATGCAGGGTTATTTGCTTCTTTATCTGCAGGAATTTCTGCACTTTGGGGACCATTACACGGTGGTGCTAATCAGGCTGTTTTAGAAATGTTAGAAGCTATTAAAGAAGATGGCGGAGATACAAAAAAATACATGGCTAAAGCAAAGGATAAAAACGATCCTTTCCGTTTAATGGGATTTGGTCATAGAGTTTATAAAAACTTTGATCCTAGAGCTACAATTATTAAAAAAGCAGCCGATGAAGTTTTAAAAGATTTAGGTATCGAAGATCCTATTTTAGATATTGCAAGAGGATTAGAGCAAGAAGCACTTAACGATCCTTACTTTGTAGATAGAAAATTATATCCTAATGTAGATTTCTACTCTGGTATTATTTATAGAGCAATGGGAATTCCTGTAGAGATGTTTACAGTAATGTTTGCTTTAGGTAGATTACCAGGTTGGATTGCACAATGGAAAGAAATGCGTTTAAACAAAGAGCCAATTGGTAGACCTCGTCAAATTTATACTGGCGAAAACTTAAGAGCTTTTACATCTATAGAAAATAGATAA
- the rpsE gene encoding 30S ribosomal protein S5, translated as MQGYKNVERVKPSGLELVDKLVGVQRVTKVTKGGRAFGFSAIVVVGDGNGVVGHGLGKSKDVSSAIAKAVEDAKKNLVRIPILDGTLPHEQKGKFGGAKIFIKPASPGTGVIAGGAVRIVLESVGVHDVLSKSQGSSNPHNAVKATFDALLQLRSASSIAKQRGISIEKVFNG; from the coding sequence ATGCAAGGTTATAAAAACGTAGAAAGAGTTAAACCTAGTGGGTTAGAACTTGTAGATAAATTAGTAGGTGTACAACGTGTTACTAAAGTTACAAAAGGTGGTAGAGCATTTGGTTTCTCTGCAATTGTTGTTGTAGGTGATGGTAATGGTGTTGTAGGACATGGTTTAGGTAAATCTAAAGATGTTTCTTCTGCAATTGCAAAAGCAGTAGAAGATGCAAAGAAAAACTTAGTTAGAATTCCTATTTTAGATGGTACTTTACCTCATGAACAAAAAGGTAAATTTGGTGGAGCAAAGATTTTTATCAAGCCTGCATCTCCTGGTACAGGGGTTATTGCTGGTGGTGCTGTACGTATCGTATTAGAATCTGTTGGTGTACATGATGTATTATCAAAGTCTCAAGGATCATCTAATCCTCACAATGCTGTGAAAGCTACTTTTGATGCATTATTACAATTAAGAAGTGCATCTTCTATTGCTAAGCAAAGAGGTATATCTATAGAAAAAGTATTTAACGGATAA
- the infA gene encoding translation initiation factor IF-1 — protein sequence MAKQSAIQQDGTITEALSNAMFRVELENGHIVTAHISGKMRMHYIKLLPGDKVKLEMSPYDLSKARITYRY from the coding sequence ATGGCTAAACAATCAGCAATTCAACAAGACGGAACAATCACAGAAGCATTATCAAATGCTATGTTTCGTGTAGAATTAGAAAACGGACATATTGTAACGGCTCACATTTCTGGTAAAATGCGTATGCATTATATCAAGCTTTTACCTGGAGACAAGGTAAAGTTAGAGATGAGTCCGTATGATTTATCAAAAGCAAGAATTACTTACAGATACTAA
- the secY gene encoding preprotein translocase subunit SecY codes for MNFINTLKDIFKIEELKNKILLTIGLIAVYRFMAAVPLPGIDPLQLSALKESTSGGLLGLLNAFTGGAFARASVMALGIMPYISASIVVQLMGIAVPYLQKLQKDGESGRKKITQITRWLTIVITLVQAPTYITAIKTQFNLPPEAFLVSGLTFWVSSIIILTAGTIFAMWLGERITDKGIGNGISLLITVGIIANFPAAFLQEFVSKTENAGAGGLMMILIEIIVWFVVILLTVLLVTAVRKIAVQYARRTVAGNVQNVAGSRDYIPLKLNAAGVMPIIFAQAIMFLPLALGQRFPALVGLTDPNGWQYNVIFALLIIIFSYFYTAITIPTNKMAEDLKRSGGFIPGIRPGKDTADRLDSVLSRITFPGSLFLAALSILPAIVVQFGVQQGWAMFYGGTSLIIMVGVAIDTMQQINSYLLNNHYDGLMKTGNSNRKSNK; via the coding sequence ATGAATTTTATTAATACGCTAAAGGATATTTTCAAAATTGAAGAATTAAAAAACAAAATTCTTCTTACTATCGGTTTAATTGCTGTGTATCGTTTTATGGCTGCTGTACCATTACCTGGTATAGATCCATTACAGTTATCAGCTTTAAAAGAAAGTACTTCTGGAGGTCTTTTAGGATTATTGAATGCATTTACAGGTGGGGCATTTGCTAGGGCGTCAGTAATGGCTCTTGGTATAATGCCATACATTTCTGCTTCTATTGTAGTTCAGTTAATGGGAATTGCTGTTCCTTATTTACAAAAACTACAAAAAGATGGGGAAAGTGGTAGAAAAAAAATTACACAAATTACAAGATGGTTAACAATAGTTATTACGTTAGTACAAGCACCAACGTATATTACTGCTATTAAGACTCAATTTAACTTACCACCAGAAGCTTTTTTAGTTAGTGGTTTAACTTTTTGGGTATCATCAATCATAATCTTAACTGCAGGTACAATTTTTGCTATGTGGTTAGGTGAGCGTATTACTGATAAAGGTATAGGTAATGGTATTTCATTATTAATTACTGTTGGTATTATTGCTAATTTCCCAGCTGCTTTTTTACAAGAGTTTGTTTCTAAAACAGAAAATGCAGGTGCAGGTGGTTTAATGATGATTTTAATTGAAATTATCGTTTGGTTTGTAGTGATTTTATTAACTGTTTTATTAGTTACAGCTGTTAGAAAAATTGCTGTACAATATGCAAGAAGAACAGTTGCAGGTAATGTACAAAATGTTGCAGGTTCAAGAGATTACATTCCTTTGAAATTAAATGCAGCAGGTGTAATGCCAATTATTTTTGCTCAAGCAATTATGTTTTTGCCTTTAGCTTTAGGTCAAAGATTTCCAGCTTTAGTTGGTTTAACAGATCCTAATGGTTGGCAGTACAATGTTATATTTGCTTTACTAATTATAATTTTTAGTTATTTTTATACTGCAATTACAATTCCTACCAATAAAATGGCTGAGGATTTGAAGAGAAGTGGTGGTTTTATTCCTGGTATTAGACCTGGAAAAGATACTGCGGATAGATTAGATAGTGTATTATCTAGAATAACTTTCCCTGGATCGTTATTTTTAGCTGCATTGTCTATATTACCTGCAATTGTAGTTCAGTTTGGAGTACAACAGGGATGGGCAATGTTTTACGGTGGTACATCATTAATCATTATGGTAGGTGTAGCAATTGATACAATGCAACAAATTAACTCGTATTTATTAAATAATCATTATGATGGTTTAATGAAAACAGGAAACAGCAATAGAAAATCAAATAAATAG
- the rplQ gene encoding 50S ribosomal protein L17: MRHGKKHNHLGRTTSHRKAMLANMTCSLIEHKRINTTVAKAKALRVFVEPLVTKSKTDTTHNRRIVFSYLRDKFAVTELFKEISVKVGDRPGGYLRIIKLGNRQGDNAPMAMVEFVDYNEIYNPNGKKAKKSTRRGRGKKSESAQVEGTATEAKSEE; this comes from the coding sequence ATGAGACACGGAAAAAAACACAATCATTTAGGAAGAACAACTTCGCATAGAAAAGCGATGTTAGCTAATATGACTTGTTCTTTAATAGAACATAAGCGTATTAACACAACAGTGGCTAAAGCAAAAGCATTAAGAGTTTTTGTTGAACCATTAGTAACAAAGTCTAAAACTGATACTACTCACAATAGACGTATTGTTTTTTCTTACTTACGTGATAAATTTGCTGTTACAGAATTATTTAAAGAAATTTCTGTAAAAGTAGGAGATAGACCAGGTGGTTACCTTCGTATTATCAAATTAGGAAATCGTCAAGGAGATAACGCTCCTATGGCAATGGTAGAGTTTGTTGATTACAACGAAATCTATAACCCTAATGGTAAAAAAGCGAAAAAATCTACAAGAAGAGGAAGAGGAAAAAAATCTGAATCTGCTCAAGTAGAAGGTACTGCAACAGAAGCAAAATCTGAAGAATAA
- the rplR gene encoding 50S ribosomal protein L18, giving the protein MALSKLERRARIKRRIRKIISGTATKPRLSVYRSNKEIYAQIVDDVNGVTLAAVSSRDKDIKASSKIEAATSVGKAIAEKATKAGLENVAFDRNGYLYHGRVKVLAEAAREAGLKF; this is encoded by the coding sequence ATGGCATTATCAAAGCTAGAAAGAAGAGCTAGAATAAAGCGTAGAATTAGAAAAATTATTTCTGGTACTGCTACAAAACCAAGATTATCGGTTTATAGAAGTAACAAAGAAATTTACGCTCAAATAGTAGACGATGTAAACGGAGTGACTTTAGCTGCTGTTTCATCTAGAGATAAAGATATTAAAGCAAGTTCTAAAATTGAAGCAGCTACTTCGGTAGGTAAAGCAATTGCAGAAAAAGCTACTAAAGCAGGATTAGAAAATGTTGCTTTTGATAGAAATGGTTATTTATACCATGGTAGAGTTAAAGTATTAGCAGAAGCTGCAAGAGAAGCTGGTTTAAAATTTTAA
- the ykgO gene encoding type B 50S ribosomal protein L36: MKVRASVKKRSADCKIVRRKGRLYVINKQNPRFKQRQG; encoded by the coding sequence ATGAAAGTTAGAGCATCAGTTAAAAAAAGAAGTGCCGACTGCAAAATAGTGCGCAGAAAAGGTAGATTATACGTAATTAATAAACAAAATCCTAGATTTAAACAAAGACAAGGGTAA
- the rplO gene encoding 50S ribosomal protein L15, giving the protein MSLHNLTPAEGSIKKGKRIARGEGSGKGGTATRGHNGQKSRSGYSKKIGFEGGQMPLQRRVPKFGFTNINRKEYQGINLDKLQSLVDSGKITDTVNLDILIANRLAGKNDLVKILGNGELKAKLNITVHKFTASAKAAIEAAGGEAVAL; this is encoded by the coding sequence ATGAGTTTACATAATTTAACACCTGCAGAGGGTTCCATTAAAAAAGGAAAAAGAATTGCAAGAGGTGAAGGTTCTGGAAAAGGTGGTACTGCTACAAGAGGTCACAACGGACAGAAATCTCGTTCTGGTTATTCTAAAAAGATAGGTTTTGAAGGTGGTCAAATGCCTCTTCAAAGACGTGTACCTAAATTTGGTTTCACAAATATTAACCGTAAGGAGTATCAAGGAATCAATTTAGATAAATTACAATCTTTAGTTGATAGTGGAAAAATAACAGATACAGTAAATTTAGATATTCTAATTGCTAACAGATTGGCTGGTAAAAACGACCTAGTTAAAATTTTAGGAAACGGAGAGTTAAAAGCTAAATTAAATATAACTGTACATAAATTTACAGCATCAGCAAAAGCAGCTATTGAAGCAGCTGGAGGAGAAGCTGTTGCTTTATAA
- the eno gene encoding phosphopyruvate hydratase — protein sequence MSIIISVHARQIFDSRGNPTVEVDVTTENGILGRAAVPSGASTGEHEAVELRDGGDAYMGKGVLKAVDNVNNIIAAELLGVSVFEQNSIDKLMIDLDGTPNKSKLGANAILGVSLAAAKAAANELGMPLYRYVGGVSANTLPVPMMNIINGGSHSDAPIAFQEFMVMPVMAETFSQAMQMGSEIFHNLKKVLHDRNLSTAVGDEGGFAPTLDGTEDALDTIALAVKNAGYSFGDEIMVALDCAAAEFYVDGKYDYSKFEGETGKIRTSQEQADYLAELAAKYPIISIEDGMDENDWEGWKYLTEKIGDKVQLVGDDLFVTNVERLSRGIENGIANSILIKVNQIGTLTETIAAVNMAKNAGFTSVMSHRSGETEDNTIADLAVALNCGQIKTGSASRSDRMAKYNQLLRIEEELGEVAYFPKEKAFKI from the coding sequence ATGAGTATTATTATTAGCGTTCACGCACGTCAGATTTTTGATTCAAGAGGAAATCCAACAGTTGAAGTAGATGTAACTACTGAAAATGGAATTTTAGGTAGAGCAGCAGTTCCTTCTGGAGCATCTACAGGAGAACATGAAGCAGTAGAGTTACGAGATGGAGGAGATGCTTATATGGGGAAAGGTGTTTTAAAAGCTGTTGATAATGTAAATAATATTATTGCTGCAGAACTTTTAGGAGTTTCTGTATTTGAACAAAATAGTATTGATAAATTAATGATTGATTTAGATGGTACTCCAAATAAATCTAAACTAGGTGCAAACGCAATTTTAGGAGTTTCTTTAGCTGCTGCTAAAGCTGCTGCAAATGAGTTAGGAATGCCTTTATATAGATATGTTGGTGGTGTTTCTGCAAACACATTACCAGTACCTATGATGAATATAATTAATGGTGGTTCTCATTCTGATGCACCCATTGCTTTTCAAGAATTTATGGTGATGCCAGTTATGGCAGAAACTTTTTCTCAGGCTATGCAAATGGGATCAGAGATTTTTCATAATTTAAAGAAAGTATTACATGACAGAAATTTATCTACTGCTGTAGGTGATGAAGGAGGTTTTGCACCAACTTTAGATGGTACAGAAGATGCTTTAGATACAATTGCGTTAGCAGTTAAAAATGCAGGTTATTCTTTCGGAGACGAAATTATGGTTGCATTGGATTGTGCTGCGGCAGAATTTTATGTTGATGGAAAATACGATTATTCTAAATTTGAAGGTGAAACTGGTAAAATTAGAACTAGCCAAGAACAAGCAGATTACTTAGCTGAATTAGCTGCTAAATATCCTATTATTTCTATTGAAGATGGTATGGATGAAAACGATTGGGAAGGTTGGAAATATTTAACTGAAAAGATTGGTGATAAAGTACAATTAGTTGGAGATGATTTATTTGTAACAAATGTAGAACGTTTATCTAGAGGAATTGAAAACGGCATTGCAAATTCTATCTTAATTAAAGTAAACCAAATTGGTACTTTAACAGAAACAATTGCAGCAGTAAATATGGCTAAAAATGCTGGTTTTACATCTGTAATGTCTCATAGATCTGGTGAAACAGAAGATAATACAATTGCAGATTTAGCAGTGGCATTAAATTGTGGACAAATAAAAACAGGTTCTGCTTCTCGTTCTGATAGAATGGCGAAGTACAACCAATTATTAAGAATAGAAGAAGAATTAGGCGAAGTTGCATATTTCCCTAAAGAAAAAGCTTTTAAAATATAA
- the rplF gene encoding 50S ribosomal protein L6: MSRIGKNPVSISQGVDVNIKDNVITVKGKLGELTQTISEGITVSIEDGVITLDRASESKDHKAQHGLMRALINNMVEGVSKGWTKELELVGVGYRASNQGQKLDLALGFSHNIVLELAPEVKVETVSEKGKNPIIKLTSFDKQLVGQIAAKIRSFRAPEPYKGKGVKFVGELLRRKAGKSA; this comes from the coding sequence ATGAGTAGAATAGGAAAAAATCCCGTTAGCATTTCACAAGGTGTAGATGTAAACATAAAAGACAACGTAATTACTGTAAAAGGGAAATTAGGAGAGTTAACTCAAACTATTTCTGAAGGAATTACAGTAAGTATTGAAGATGGAGTTATCACGTTAGATAGAGCGTCGGAAAGCAAAGACCATAAAGCACAACATGGTTTAATGAGAGCTTTAATCAATAACATGGTTGAAGGTGTAAGTAAAGGTTGGACTAAAGAATTAGAGCTTGTAGGAGTAGGTTATAGAGCTTCAAATCAAGGTCAGAAATTAGACTTAGCTTTAGGTTTCTCTCATAATATTGTTTTAGAATTAGCTCCAGAAGTGAAAGTAGAAACAGTATCAGAGAAAGGGAAAAACCCAATCATTAAATTAACTTCTTTTGACAAACAGTTAGTTGGTCAAATAGCTGCAAAGATTCGTTCTTTTAGAGCTCCGGAGCCATATAAGGGTAAAGGTGTTAAGTTTGTTGGTGAATTATTAAGAAGAAAAGCAGGTAAATCTGCATAA